A genomic segment from Biomphalaria glabrata chromosome 16, xgBioGlab47.1, whole genome shotgun sequence encodes:
- the LOC129923493 gene encoding uncharacterized protein LOC129923493 — protein MAFYIVINYPLVTFTIIYLKKNMEGKSFTNFTEFKEFIKKHEEEQHVLFVTSGSKKLINGHPAKESIQYEWLKLVCKQGRATKPTSSKGIRPNQRSWKHDCGAVIRAVIRHSDVTGYQFVITKAILSHENHPTDHLTALVYPENRRIKPDETVDLMVGTKIPQSELRQIISQKQNKCVLGKDVENYRRKLKDPCTDSEGVEKILNSIKVGGGMVKYGVTPENEFLYLAYMTKEMIGSLKANKTILIIDCTYKVNEYLFPLLNVMCIDANGNGVPVLHAFVRNESVEILSECLSVLHDVCVEPQIFFVDKDFSEIGAIKQCFPQSLIRLCSFHTMTAVKKYLNTNVSKELSNKIFDLFKEQSYTLSEEAFELLKVDIISACPSVESYFQNNWWSISDMWAACRNTDVASLHITTTNHVESYHSRIKKHLDSHTTLSVCVTKLLLFDSDLSKIKSAQHHIHKITKHYSTLPDTHLLTLYKNILTPFGAELVGHQISLFKRCNYNIVQNDTDTSFFSISNTCNSNDTNSYVVSMDSCNCIFFTKFLLPCRHILSLRHKLSLEMVFLPDGCHFQNKSFRDEEFEDISSISTNVIYPTISAKTAEGRFKIVKDLTNELNCLYQNMGEQHFLVKLEQLKTFIYHIRANKEFVITNVSEALAETNISLNGGCVDAEFLPIASTSQALAETNISLNGGCVDEEFLPIASTSQALAETNVSLNGECVGEEFVPINRAQPFVVHNSENNLSGSDIVDSSKVTTDTFSNVMLKKVKTKGRPNNKQHFTKKKRLGFPYSSVSKKLKTVSSTEKEVVGNVKCSSANDVNVFVDNHVECLENKRNGDECAECGLEEVSKENCIDGKLMNWIGCMVCDRWFHEFCLSSNISVDSFICKFCN, from the exons ATGGCATTTTATATAGTAATCAATTATCCTCTGGTCACTTTCactatcatttatttaaaaaaaaacatggaaggAAAATCATTCACAAATTTTACTGAATTCAAGGAATTTATCAAGAAGCATGAAGAGGAACagcatgttttgtttgttactagTGGTTCTAAAAAG cttatcAATGGACATCCAGCAAAAGAATCCATACAGTATGAGTGGCTAAAATTAGTATGCAAACAAGGGAGAGCCACAAAACCAACATCGAGTAAAGGCATCCGGCCAAATCAAag gtcaTGGAAACATGATTGTGGTGCAGTGATACGTGCTGTGATAAGGCATTCAGATGTTACTGGCTACCAGTTTGTCATCACAAAGGCAATATTGTCACATGAGAATCACCCCACAGATCATTTG ACTGCACTTGTGTATCCTGAAAATAGAAGAATAAAGCCTGATGAAACCGTGGATCTGATGGTTGGCACCAAAATACCGCAGTCAGAATTGCGACAAATCATCTCGCAGAAACAGAACAAATGTGTTCTTGGAAAGGATGTGGAAAACTACAGGAGAAAACTGAAAGACCCCTGCACTGACAGTGAAGGAGTAGAGAAAATTCTAAATAGTATAAAGGTTGGTGGTGGAATGGTGAAGTATGGTGTGACACCAGAAAATGAATTTTTGTATTTGGCATACATGACCAAGGAAATGATAGGTTCACTTAAAGCCAACAAAACCATATTGATAATAGATTGCACTTATAAAGTCAATGAgtatttatttccattgttgAATGTTATGTGTATTGATGCCAATGGTAATGGTGTACCTGTGTTGCATGCTTTTGTAAGGAATGAGAGTGTTGAAATTTTGTCTGAATGTTTGAGTGTATTACATGATGTGTGTGTGGAGcctcaaattttttttgtagataaAGATTTTAGTGAAATAGGTGCTATCAAACAATGTTTTCCTCAATCTTTAATTCGCCTATGTTCATTTCACACAATGACAGcagtaaaaaagtatttaaatacaaatgtcTCAAAGGAATTATCCAATAAAATTTTTGATCTatttaaagaacaatcttaTACATTGAGTGAAGAAGCATTTGAGTTGTTAAAAGTTGACATCATTTCAGCATGTCCCAGTGTTGAAAGCTACTTTCAAAATAATTGGTGGTCAATTTCTGACATGTGGGCAGCATGTAGAAATACAGATGTTGCATCTCTACATATCACAACTACAAATCATGTAGAATCCTATCATTCAAGGATAAAAAAGCACCTAGATAGCCACACAACACTCTCAGTATGTGTAACTAAGCTACTTTTGTTTGATTcagatctatctaaaataaaatcagcACAACACCACATTCACAAAATAACTAAACATTATTCTACACTACCAGACACACATTTGCTTACTTTGTACAAGAATATATTAACACCATTTGGAGCAGAGTTAGTGGGCCATcagatttctttatttaaaagatgTAACTACAACATAGTTCAAAATGATACTGAcacatcatttttttctatttctaatacTTGTAATTCTAATGATACCAATTCATATGTGGTTAGCATGGATTCTTGCAATTGTATTTTCTTCACTAAATTTTTATTGCCTTGCAGACATATTCTTTCTTTGAGACATAAACTTTCTTTAGAAATGGTTTTTCTTCCTGATGGGTGCCATTTCCAAAATAAATCATTTAGGGATGAAGAATTTGAGGACATATCATCTATCTCAACTAATGTAATTTATCCAACCATTAGTGCAAAGACAGCAGAAGGGCGATTTAAAATTGTTAAGGACCTGACAAATGAACTAAACTGTCTGTATCAGAATATGGGGGAACAACATTTTTTAGTAAAGCTTGAACAgttaaagacatttatttatcaTATCAGGGCCAATAAGGAATTTGTTATTACTAATGTGTCTGAGGCCTTGgctgaaacaaatattagtTTGAATGGTGGGTGTGTTGATGCAGAGTTTCTTCCAATTGCCTCAACTTCTCAGGCCTTGgctgaaacaaatattagtTTGAATGGTGGGTGTGTTGATGAAGAGTTTCTTCCAATTGCCTCAACTTCTCAGGCCTTGGCTGAAACAAATGTTAGTTTGAATGGTGAGTGTGTTGGTGAAGAGTTTGTTCCAATTAATCGTGCTCAACCCTTTGTGGTTCATAATAGTGAAAACAATCTGTCTGGTAGTGATATTGTTGACTCATCTAAAGTTACAACTGATACATTTAGTAATGTAATgttgaaaaaagtaaaaactaaaggaagacctaataataaacaacacttcacaaagaaaaaaagactagGTTTCCCTTACAGCTCGGTTAGTAAAAAACTTAAAACTGTTAGCAGTACTGAAAAAGAAGTTGTAGGTAATGTTAAATGTTCCAGTGCAAATgatgtgaatgtttttgttgatAACCATGTTGAATGTTTAGAAAACAAACGTAATGGTGATGAATGTGCTGAATGTGGACTGGAAGAGGTTTCAAAAGAGAATTGTATAGATGGGAAGTTGATGAACTGGATTGGTTGTATGGTGTGTGATAGGTGGTTTCATGAGTTCTGTTTATCAAGTAATATTTCTGtagattcatttatttgtaaattttgcAATTAA